A stretch of the Thermus thermophilus genome encodes the following:
- a CDS encoding FAD:protein FMN transferase → MGRYGARWEGVLGSFLEVQLLAPPWRARRAFGAVLREVRRLEGVFSRHRESELTRLVRQGGGRPSPEMREVLALALHLQEATGGAFHPAPAHGGEAFRFVGEEVEVLAPLDLDGLAKGYIADKGAEAALKAGARAALVNLGGDLARRGPGRAEVLVEAPTGPDNAPPVHRFLLEEGGVATSGVRHKGAHLLDPRTGRPALGLQATVLAPSALLADGLAKALFVLKEEAFPVLRAFRAQGLLLTPEGPVAGP, encoded by the coding sequence GTGGGCCGGTACGGGGCCAGGTGGGAAGGGGTTTTGGGAAGCTTCCTGGAGGTGCAGCTCCTCGCCCCTCCCTGGCGGGCCCGGAGGGCCTTTGGGGCGGTGCTGCGGGAAGTGAGGCGTTTGGAAGGGGTCTTCAGCCGCCACCGGGAAAGCGAGCTCACCCGCCTGGTGCGCCAGGGGGGCGGGAGGCCGAGCCCGGAGATGCGGGAGGTGCTGGCCCTCGCCCTCCACCTCCAGGAGGCCACGGGCGGGGCCTTCCACCCGGCCCCCGCCCACGGCGGGGAGGCCTTCCGCTTCGTGGGCGAGGAGGTGGAGGTCCTGGCGCCCCTGGACCTGGACGGCCTGGCCAAGGGGTACATCGCCGACAAAGGGGCGGAGGCCGCCCTGAAGGCCGGGGCCAGGGCCGCCTTGGTGAACCTGGGGGGGGACCTGGCGCGAAGGGGCCCGGGGCGGGCCGAGGTGTTGGTGGAAGCCCCCACGGGCCCCGACAACGCCCCGCCCGTCCACCGCTTCCTCCTGGAGGAGGGGGGCGTGGCCACGAGCGGGGTGCGGCACAAGGGGGCCCACCTCCTGGACCCGAGGACGGGAAGGCCCGCCCTTGGCCTTCAGGCCACGGTGCTCGCCCCCTCGGCCCTCCTCGCCGACGGCCTCGCTAAGGCCCTCTTCGTCCTTAAGGAGGAGGCTTTCCCCGTGCTTCGGGCCTTCCGCGCCCAAGGCCTCCTCCTCACTCCCGAAGGCCCCGTGGCCGGCCCCTAA
- a CDS encoding DUF2271 domain-containing protein, translated as MLKRYYSRRSFFRRVLGGALALGLSRAQAGKPWPQGFVLEVAFAYEGGGFRYRAPYVAAYVEDEKGNLVRTLALFLMPGKGERWWDALRRYYLLGDVAAMRTLSGPTRPPGRYAVAWDGKDERGRTVTQGVYYVCVEYAREHGPYELFREKVELSDKPFQKAYTLKGELKEVVLDYRKKA; from the coding sequence ATGCTGAAGCGCTACTACAGCCGGAGGAGCTTTTTCCGCAGGGTGCTGGGCGGGGCGCTCGCCCTGGGCCTTTCTCGGGCCCAGGCGGGGAAGCCCTGGCCCCAGGGGTTCGTCCTGGAGGTCGCCTTCGCCTACGAGGGCGGGGGCTTCCGCTACCGGGCCCCCTATGTGGCGGCCTACGTGGAGGACGAGAAGGGGAACCTGGTGAGGACCCTGGCCCTCTTCCTCATGCCGGGGAAGGGGGAGCGCTGGTGGGACGCCTTGAGGCGCTACTACCTCCTGGGGGACGTGGCCGCCATGCGCACCCTCTCCGGCCCCACCCGCCCCCCGGGGCGGTACGCCGTGGCCTGGGACGGCAAGGACGAGCGGGGAAGGACGGTGACCCAGGGCGTCTACTACGTCTGCGTGGAGTACGCCCGCGAGCACGGCCCCTACGAGCTTTTCCGGGAGAAGGTGGAGCTTTCGGACAAGCCCTTCCAGAAGGCCTACACGCTGAAGGGGGAGCTTAAGGAGGTGGTCCTTGACTACCGCAAGAAGGCCTAG